CGCCCGTGAGCTTGTTCATGCTGAGGTCAAGCTGCTCCAGGTTCATGAGCGCCCCGAACTGCGGCGGGATGGGCCCCGTGAAGCTGTTGTTGTGCACGTCGAGCAGCTCCAGCACCGTGATGTTGGCGAGCTCGGCGGGGAGGTGTCCGGTGAACCTGTTCGAGTACAGGTCCAGGAACACCATGTTCTGCAGCTTGCCGATCTCCCTGGGTATCTCGCCGGCGAGCAGGTTCTCGCCGAGCCGGAGCCGGACCAGCGACACGCAGTCGGCGACGCTCGGAGGAAGCGGCCCCGACAGCGCGTTGCCGAGCAGGAGCAGCTTGCTGAGCTTCTGGAGCCCGAAGACCTCGTCGGGGATGCCGCCGGTGAGCCGGTTCTTGGACAGGTCCAGCGCGTACAGCTCGGTGCAGTCGCCCAGCGACGGCGGTATCGAGCCGGACAGCGCATTGCCCCAGAGGAACAGCACCTGCAGCGCCTTGAGCTCCCCGAGCTGCGCCGGTATCTCCCCGGAGAGGCCGTTCTTGTCGAGCTGCAGGGCGGTGAGGCTGCTGCAGTTGCTGAGCACCGCCGGTATGCGCCCCGTGAGCTGGTTGTCCGACAGGTGGAGCTGCTCGAGCGCGCCGAGACGCCCGAGCGCCCCCGGCACCTGGCCCGAGAGACGGTTGCCCGACAGGTCGAGCACCACCAATGCCGAGCAGTTGGAGAGCTCCGGCGGGATCTTCCCGGAGAGGGCATTGCCCCAGAGCAGCAGGCTGGTGATCTTCTGCAGCCTCCCGAGCTCGGGCGGTATCGGCCCGGAGAGCTTGTTCATGTGGAGGTAGAGGTTGCGCAGCTCCACGCACCCGCCGAGCGCCGCCGGCACGGGGCCGGACAAGCCGGTGTCGTACAATGCGAGCGTCTGGAGGTTCACGAGGTTGCCGAGCTCCTCAGGGATGGGGCCAGACAGACCGGTGGCCGCGCCGCCGAATACGGTGAGGTTGGAGAGCGCGCCGAGGGAGGGCGGGATTGGCCCCGACAGCCCCGGGTTGCCCCCGACGCGGAGCTGCTGGAGCGCGGTGAGCGCGCCCAGGGACGCCGGGATGGTGCCGTTGAAGAGGTTGTCCTGGACGCAGAGCACCTCGAGCGCGGAGAGGTTGGCGAGGGAGCGCGGGATGGCACCCGTAAAGCGGTTGGAGTTGAGGAACAGGTACTGGAGCCCGGAGAGCGCGCCGAGCTCGCCGGGGATGGCGCCGTAGAGCGCGTTGGACGAGAGGTCGAGCACGCGGAGAGCGGCGAGGGAGGCGTAGGAGGGCGGGATAGTCCCGGAGATGTTGCAGGTGGAGAGGTTGAGCAGCTGGAGCGAGGAgagcgaggcgagcggcggcgggagGGCGGAGAGGTTGAGGAAGGTGTTGGGCAGGGAGAGCGACACCACCCGGCTCTGCGGCGAGCAGGTGACCCCCTGCCACGAGCAGGGGGTCGCGGCCGACGGGTCCCAGGACGGCAGCACCGGCGACGGCGCGGCCGGGAGCAGCGACAGCAGCGCCCTGCCGTCTGACGACAGCGCCGCGGCCGGCCGGAGCGCGAGCGCGGTCAGCAATAGCGCCACCGCCAGGAACCACCCGCGCCGGTGCGCCATTCCCGCTCCGGCGATCAAGAAACCCGCCAAAAAAGTCTGAAACGAGCGCTtctttccttccttccttccccccGCCTATCCGATCAGCagcggcggcacggcgtgggcgaGCTGGAGCTCACCGCCGCATGGGGCCGGGAAGCCCTCTCGGTGGCTAG
The sequence above is drawn from the Triticum aestivum cultivar Chinese Spring chromosome 7A, IWGSC CS RefSeq v2.1, whole genome shotgun sequence genome and encodes:
- the LOC123148097 gene encoding LRR receptor-like serine/threonine-protein kinase RGI5 encodes the protein MAHRRGWFLAVALLLTALALRPAAALSSDGRALLSLLPAAPSPVLPSWDPSAATPCSWQGVTCSPQSRVVSLSLPNTFLNLSALPPPLASLSSLQLLNLSTCNISGTIPPSYASLAALRVLDLSSNALYGAIPGELGALSGLQYLFLNSNRFTGAIPRSLANLSALEVLCVQDNLFNGTIPASLGALTALQQLRVGGNPGLSGPIPPSLGALSNLTVFGGAATGLSGPIPEELGNLVNLQTLALYDTGLSGPVPAALGGCVELRNLYLHMNKLSGPIPPELGRLQKITSLLLWGNALSGKIPPELSNCSALVVLDLSGNRLSGQVPGALGRLGALEQLHLSDNQLTGRIPAVLSNCSSLTALQLDKNGLSGEIPAQLGELKALQVLFLWGNALSGSIPPSLGDCTELYALDLSKNRLTGGIPDEVFGLQKLSKLLLLGNALSGPLPPSVADCVSLVRLRLGENLLAGEIPREIGKLQNMVFLDLYSNRFTGHLPAELANITVLELLDVHNNSFTGPIPPQFGALMNLEQLDLSMNKLTGEMPASFGNFSYLNKLILSRNMLSGPLPRSVQNLQKLTMLDLSNNRFSGAIPPEIGVLSSLSISLDLSGNRFAGELPEEMSGLTQLQSLDLSSNGLHGSISVLGALTSLTSLNISFNNFSGAIPVTPFFKTLSSNSYAGNPSLCESYDGHICASDMVRRTTLKTVRTVILVCAILGSITLLLVVVWILFNRSRRLEGEKATSLSAAGGNDFSYPWTFTPFQKLNFCVDSILECLKDENVIGKGCSGVVYRAEMPNGDIIAVKKLWKTTKEEPIDAFAAEIQILGHIRHRNIVKLLGYCSNKSVKLLLYNYVPNGNLQELLSENRSLDWDTRYKIAVGAAQGLSYLHHDCVPAILHRDVKCNNILLDSKYEAYLADFGLAKLMNSPNYHHAMSRIAGSYGYIAPEYGYTANITEKSDVYSYGVVLLEILSGRSAIEPMVSDSLHIVEWAKKKMGSYEPAVNILDPKLRGMPDQLVQEMLQTLGIAIFCVNPAPAERPTMKEVVAFLKEVKSPPEEWAKTSQQPLIKPGSQEA